The DNA sequence AGTGTAGCACCTTCCGTAATCAGCATCATCAGGGCAGGGAAAAAGAAATAAGAAGGTTTCCTCAATTGTCGCCTGATAATTTTGGCAATTTTCTGATTGTCTTTTCGGAAAGAAACCTTGACCAGCCAGGCAATTACCTGATGTAGCAGTAAGCCTGCTATGGCACTGATCAGGAGTATCCATGTCCAATGTGGTACTTGGGCTATCAGTGATTTGATTTGTATCATAAGTAGTTTATTCAGAGCGTTAGTCAGGTGTTATTATAACATTAGAATTGGTTTCTTGATCTCAATTTAGGCGTCAGATGTTTTGACAGTCCTGAGGGGTTAATTTGAGCTTGGAGATGTCAAATTTGTTGTCTTCAGCGATTTTGAGGAGTTTTTGGTAAGTCTCTTGTTTCAGCTCAGGTTTTCTTGAAAGGACCCATAGATAATCTCTGTCAGGTGAGCCAACCAAGGCATATTGGTAATTTTTTTCATCCAAAGCGATGATAAAGTAGTCTCCTGCAAATGGCCAAAAGAAAGAGACTTTTAGCTGCCCTTCCTTACTTTTGTCAGGTCTCCATGCCATCCCTTGTGACTCCGACACTTTTGAGGGATCATTGATATTGACACCCTTATTGGTGACAGAAATTTTACCATCATTTTTAATGGCATATGTTGCGGTGACACATTTCAGTTCCTTTTCAAATGAGTTGGGAAAGCGGGCTATTTCATACCATCTGCCGATATATTTTTGCAAGTCAACTTTTGCTACTGTAGGCAATGTCGGGTCATCATTTTTGCAAGCAGACAGTCCGATTAACCAGCATGTGAATATTAAAAGCAGCGTTTTGATTTTCATATTGATCAGTCTTGAGGTACTTAGCTATAGGTAAAAATCAAAAGCAACGTACTTGTGATACGCTGTTTATTAATTAATAAGGCTATACGGAATGTTAATAAAATTCCATATAGCCTTTATATATCAATCAATATAAACAGAATATTGTTATGAAAAATCTTAAAAATCCAATTTCATTCTCCTTTTAAGCGTTTCAAAACCTAGCTTTTCATAAAACTTTAAACTCCCCTTGTTTCGATCGTAAACATTCAACTCAATATGGTTCAGGTTACGTTGTTCTGCCCAGTCACGGGCTTCATCAATAAGCAAGGAGCCTGTGCCTTTACTTCTGTAAGCATCATCTACTACAATCTCATCAATCAACAAGTACTTCTCCTGTTTGAAATTTGCGTACTGAGGAGAGTTTTCGATAATCAGCTTCATCACGGCTACAACTTTCTGAAACTCTGTCTCCACAATGATGATCTCAGAATCAGGGTTTTCAATCCATTTAAGGACTTGATCATATTCTCTTGGAGGTCCAGCAATACGTTGAAATATCTCAGGGTATAATTCAATATGAAGTTCATCCAGTTGTTGTAGCAAACGGCAAATAGCTTCATAATCGTTGCTGTTGGCTTTCCTTACGACAATTTTATTCATTGCAAGTATGCTATTGTTGATTGGCTAATTAAGATTCTGTCCTGAATAAGAAGTGTTTGGGTTTTTTTGTGACAAATCTAAATATAGGAAATGTAACAAAAAGTATTGTGTGAAGATCAGAAGGAAATGAAGGAGAAAAAAGAACAAAAGTCTTATAAGGTAAAATAGTCCAAAAAATAAGCTCCGGTTTTTGCCGGAGCCTAATTGCTTTTATAATGACTTGTTGACGATCGTCGATGAAGCTTGCGCTGTTGGGAAAACTACCAGATCGGCAATGTTCACATGGTAAGGTCTTGTAACGACAAAGTGAATAATATCAGCAATGTCTTCTCCTTTTAGTGGAGCGAAACCTTTGTAAACATTGTCAGCTTTTTCTGTGTCTCCTTTGAATCGTACTTCCGAAAACTCCGTTTGCACCAAACCCGGATGAATTCCGCCAACTCGGATTCCATATTGGTTCAGGTCAATTCTCATACCCTTGTTGATGGCATCCACTGCGTGCTTAGAGGCGCAGTAAACATTGCCATTCGGGTACACTTCTTTACCTGCAATTGAACCGATATTGATGATGTGACCGCTTTTTCTTTCAGTCATACCTGGAATGACAGCTTTGGATACATAAAGCAAGCCTTTCACATTGATGTCCATCATGGCTTCCCAGTCTGCGATGTCTCCATCCTGAATTGTTGAAAGTCCATGGGCATTTCCTGCATTATTGATCAAAATGTCAATTTTACTGAACGACTCAGGCAGGTTTTCAATAGCCGCAAATACCGCTTCCTTATCTCTTACATCAAATGAAGCTGTATGTACTTTAACCTTTTTGCCCAGTTTTTCACTCAGTTCATCCAGACGGTCTTTTCTGCGGCCGCATAGGATCAGGTCAATTCCATTGTCAGCAAAGATTTCAGCTGTTGCTTTCCCGATACCAGAAGTGGCACCCGTTATCAGTGCAATTTTACTCATTCGTATATGAAGTTTTATAAATAGAAGTTGGGGATAATACTTTTATTCGGCCAGTGCCTGTATTACCATTCTTTCTATAACCCTAGGGTAATAGAAGTGTTCGAGTTGCAGCACTTTTCTGGCAACCTCTTCAGGAGAGTCATCTGGAGCAATGTCACAAGAAGCCTGAAGGATAGCCCTACCTTCATCATAATGCTTGTTGCAGAAGTGAATAGTGATACCTGATTGTTTTTCGCCTTTAGCGACAACAGCTTTGTGAACATTCATTCCATACATGCCTTTTCCTCCAAACTTAGGTAGCAAGGCAGGATGAATGTTCAGGATTCTATCAGGATATTGTTCCAACATATCTTCGGGAACAAGCCATAAAAAACCCGCCAGAATCACAAGATCAGTATTGAAGTCCTTCAGGCAATTGAGGACGCTTCCGTTTTCATAAAAGTCTTTGCGGTTGAAGTAGTGTGACTGTACTCCCATTGAAGTAGCAGACTCCAGCACTTTAGCCTCTTTACGATTTGAAATGACGATAAAGTTGACTTGTTCATTGCCCTTGAAGTGCTCAATGATTTTGACAGCGTTGCTGCCCGTTCCTGATGCCAGAATGG is a window from the Limibacter armeniacum genome containing:
- the purN gene encoding phosphoribosylglycinamide formyltransferase, whose amino-acid sequence is MKTINIAILASGTGSNAVKIIEHFKGNEQVNFIVISNRKEAKVLESATSMGVQSHYFNRKDFYENGSVLNCLKDFNTDLVILAGFLWLVPEDMLEQYPDRILNIHPALLPKFGGKGMYGMNVHKAVVAKGEKQSGITIHFCNKHYDEGRAILQASCDIAPDDSPEEVARKVLQLEHFYYPRVIERMVIQALAE
- a CDS encoding lipocalin family protein, which translates into the protein MKIKTLLLIFTCWLIGLSACKNDDPTLPTVAKVDLQKYIGRWYEIARFPNSFEKELKCVTATYAIKNDGKISVTNKGVNINDPSKVSESQGMAWRPDKSKEGQLKVSFFWPFAGDYFIIALDEKNYQYALVGSPDRDYLWVLSRKPELKQETYQKLLKIAEDNKFDISKLKLTPQDCQNI
- a CDS encoding SDR family NAD(P)-dependent oxidoreductase; amino-acid sequence: MSKIALITGATSGIGKATAEIFADNGIDLILCGRRKDRLDELSEKLGKKVKVHTASFDVRDKEAVFAAIENLPESFSKIDILINNAGNAHGLSTIQDGDIADWEAMMDINVKGLLYVSKAVIPGMTERKSGHIINIGSIAGKEVYPNGNVYCASKHAVDAINKGMRIDLNQYGIRVGGIHPGLVQTEFSEVRFKGDTEKADNVYKGFAPLKGEDIADIIHFVVTRPYHVNIADLVVFPTAQASSTIVNKSL
- a CDS encoding GNAT family N-acetyltransferase, with the protein product MNKIVVRKANSNDYEAICRLLQQLDELHIELYPEIFQRIAGPPREYDQVLKWIENPDSEIIIVETEFQKVVAVMKLIIENSPQYANFKQEKYLLIDEIVVDDAYRSKGTGSLLIDEARDWAEQRNLNHIELNVYDRNKGSLKFYEKLGFETLKRRMKLDF